A region of Excalfactoria chinensis isolate bCotChi1 chromosome 22, bCotChi1.hap2, whole genome shotgun sequence DNA encodes the following proteins:
- the NFYC gene encoding nuclear transcription factor Y subunit gamma isoform X3: MSTDGSFGTGSSSDAQQSLQSFWPRVMEEIRNLTVKDFRVQELPLARIKKIMKLDEDVKMISAEAPVLFAKAAQIFITELTLRAWIHTEDNKRRTLQRNDIAMAITKFDQFDFLIDIVPRDELKPPKRQEEVRQAVTPAEPVQYYFTLAQQPAAVQVQGQQQGQQTTTSTTTIQPGQIIIAQPQQGQVGEGQQVQIVQAQPQGQSQQAQSGTGQTMQVMQQIITNTGEIQQIPITQTEVQQGQQQFSQFTDGQQLYQIQQVTMPAGQDIAQPMFIQSTNQSSDGQATQVTGD; the protein is encoded by the exons ATGTCTACAGATGGCAGCTTcggcacaggcagcagcagcgatgcccagcagagcctgcagtCCTTCTGGCCCCGCGTCATGGAGGAGATCCGCAACCTCACGGTG AAAGACTTCAGGGTTCAGGAGCTGCCCCTGGCTCGGATTAAGAAGATAATGAAACTAGATGAAGATGTGAAG ATGATTAGTGCTGAGGCTCCTGTGTTGTTCGCCAAGGCAGCTCAGATATTCATAACAGAACTGACTTTACGAGCCTGGATCCACACAGAAGACAACAAGCGCAGGACTCTGCAG AGGAATGACATTGCCATGGCAATTACAAAGTTCGACCAGTTTGACTTTCTTATTGATATCGTCCCAAGAGATGAACTGAAGCCTCCGAAGCGTCAG gaagaggTGCGTCAGGCTGTGACCCCGGCTGAACCCGTGCAGTATTATTTCACACTtgctcagcagcctgctgcagtgcaggtccaggggcagcagcaagGACAGCAGACCACGACGTCTACAACCACCATCCAGCCAGGGCAGATCATCATCGCACAGCCACAGCAGGGGCAG GTGGGAGAAGGCCAGCAGGTGCAGATTGTTCAGGCCCAGCCACAAGGACAGAGCCAGCAGGCACAGAGTGGGACCGGGCAGACCATGCAAGTCATGCAGCAGATAATCACCAACACGGGGGAGATCCAGCAGATCCCG ATAACGCAGACAGAAGTCCAACAAGGACAGCAGCAGTTCAGCCAGTTCACAGACGGACAG CAGCTCTACCAGATCCAGCAAGTGACCATGCCTGCAGGCCAGGACATCGCGCAGCCCATGTTCATCCAGTCCACCAACCAGAGCTCGGATGGCCAAGCCACGCAGGTGACGGGGGACTGA
- the NFYC gene encoding nuclear transcription factor Y subunit gamma isoform X1, giving the protein MSTDGSFGTGSSSDAQQSLQSFWPRVMEEIRNLTVKDFRVQELPLARIKKIMKLDEDVKMISAEAPVLFAKAAQIFITELTLRAWIHTEDNKRRTLQRNDIAMAITKFDQFDFLIDIVPRDELKPPKRQEEVRQAVTPAEPVQYYFTLAQQPAAVQVQGQQQGQQTTTSTTTIQPGQIIIAQPQQGQVGEGQQVQIVQAQPQGQSQQAQSGTGQTMQVMQQIITNTGEIQQIPVQLNAGQLQYIRLAQPVSGTQVVQGQIQTLATNAQQITQTEVQQGQQQFSQFTDGQQLYQIQQVTMPAGQDIAQPMFIQSTNQSSDGQATQVTGD; this is encoded by the exons ATGTCTACAGATGGCAGCTTcggcacaggcagcagcagcgatgcccagcagagcctgcagtCCTTCTGGCCCCGCGTCATGGAGGAGATCCGCAACCTCACGGTG AAAGACTTCAGGGTTCAGGAGCTGCCCCTGGCTCGGATTAAGAAGATAATGAAACTAGATGAAGATGTGAAG ATGATTAGTGCTGAGGCTCCTGTGTTGTTCGCCAAGGCAGCTCAGATATTCATAACAGAACTGACTTTACGAGCCTGGATCCACACAGAAGACAACAAGCGCAGGACTCTGCAG AGGAATGACATTGCCATGGCAATTACAAAGTTCGACCAGTTTGACTTTCTTATTGATATCGTCCCAAGAGATGAACTGAAGCCTCCGAAGCGTCAG gaagaggTGCGTCAGGCTGTGACCCCGGCTGAACCCGTGCAGTATTATTTCACACTtgctcagcagcctgctgcagtgcaggtccaggggcagcagcaagGACAGCAGACCACGACGTCTACAACCACCATCCAGCCAGGGCAGATCATCATCGCACAGCCACAGCAGGGGCAG GTGGGAGAAGGCCAGCAGGTGCAGATTGTTCAGGCCCAGCCACAAGGACAGAGCCAGCAGGCACAGAGTGGGACCGGGCAGACCATGCAAGTCATGCAGCAGATAATCACCAACACGGGGGAGATCCAGCAGATCCCG GTTCAGTTGAATGCTGGCCAGCTGCAGTATATCCGCTTAGCCCAACCTGTGTCAGGCACCCAGGTAGTCCAGGGGCAGATCCAGACGCTTGCAACCAATGCACAGCAG ATAACGCAGACAGAAGTCCAACAAGGACAGCAGCAGTTCAGCCAGTTCACAGACGGACAG CAGCTCTACCAGATCCAGCAAGTGACCATGCCTGCAGGCCAGGACATCGCGCAGCCCATGTTCATCCAGTCCACCAACCAGAGCTCGGATGGCCAAGCCACGCAGGTGACGGGGGACTGA
- the NFYC gene encoding nuclear transcription factor Y subunit gamma isoform X2 encodes MSTDGSFGTGSSSDAQQSLQSFWPRVMEEIRNLTVKDFRVQELPLARIKKIMKLDEDVKMISAEAPVLFAKAAQIFITELTLRAWIHTEDNKRRTLQRNDIAMAITKFDQFDFLIDIVPRDELKPPKRQEEVRQAVTPAEPVQYYFTLAQQPAAVQVQGQQQGQQTTTSTTTIQPGQIIIAQPQQGQVGEGQQVQIVQAQPQGQSQQAQSGTGQTMQVMQQIITNTGEIQQIPVQLNAGQLQYIRLAQPVSGTQVVQGQIQTLATNAQQITQTEVQQGQQQFSQFTDGQLYQIQQVTMPAGQDIAQPMFIQSTNQSSDGQATQVTGD; translated from the exons ATGTCTACAGATGGCAGCTTcggcacaggcagcagcagcgatgcccagcagagcctgcagtCCTTCTGGCCCCGCGTCATGGAGGAGATCCGCAACCTCACGGTG AAAGACTTCAGGGTTCAGGAGCTGCCCCTGGCTCGGATTAAGAAGATAATGAAACTAGATGAAGATGTGAAG ATGATTAGTGCTGAGGCTCCTGTGTTGTTCGCCAAGGCAGCTCAGATATTCATAACAGAACTGACTTTACGAGCCTGGATCCACACAGAAGACAACAAGCGCAGGACTCTGCAG AGGAATGACATTGCCATGGCAATTACAAAGTTCGACCAGTTTGACTTTCTTATTGATATCGTCCCAAGAGATGAACTGAAGCCTCCGAAGCGTCAG gaagaggTGCGTCAGGCTGTGACCCCGGCTGAACCCGTGCAGTATTATTTCACACTtgctcagcagcctgctgcagtgcaggtccaggggcagcagcaagGACAGCAGACCACGACGTCTACAACCACCATCCAGCCAGGGCAGATCATCATCGCACAGCCACAGCAGGGGCAG GTGGGAGAAGGCCAGCAGGTGCAGATTGTTCAGGCCCAGCCACAAGGACAGAGCCAGCAGGCACAGAGTGGGACCGGGCAGACCATGCAAGTCATGCAGCAGATAATCACCAACACGGGGGAGATCCAGCAGATCCCG GTTCAGTTGAATGCTGGCCAGCTGCAGTATATCCGCTTAGCCCAACCTGTGTCAGGCACCCAGGTAGTCCAGGGGCAGATCCAGACGCTTGCAACCAATGCACAGCAG ATAACGCAGACAGAAGTCCAACAAGGACAGCAGCAGTTCAGCCAGTTCACAGACGGACAG CTCTACCAGATCCAGCAAGTGACCATGCCTGCAGGCCAGGACATCGCGCAGCCCATGTTCATCCAGTCCACCAACCAGAGCTCGGATGGCCAAGCCACGCAGGTGACGGGGGACTGA
- the NFYC gene encoding nuclear transcription factor Y subunit gamma isoform X4, translating to MSTDGSFGTGSSSDAQQSLQSFWPRVMEEIRNLTVKDFRVQELPLARIKKIMKLDEDVKMISAEAPVLFAKAAQIFITELTLRAWIHTEDNKRRTLQRNDIAMAITKFDQFDFLIDIVPRDELKPPKRQEEVRQAVTPAEPVQYYFTLAQQPAAVQVQGQQQGQQTTTSTTTIQPGQIIIAQPQQGQVGEGQQVQIVQAQPQGQSQQAQSGTGQTMQVMQQIITNTGEIQQIPITQTEVQQGQQQFSQFTDGQLYQIQQVTMPAGQDIAQPMFIQSTNQSSDGQATQVTGD from the exons ATGTCTACAGATGGCAGCTTcggcacaggcagcagcagcgatgcccagcagagcctgcagtCCTTCTGGCCCCGCGTCATGGAGGAGATCCGCAACCTCACGGTG AAAGACTTCAGGGTTCAGGAGCTGCCCCTGGCTCGGATTAAGAAGATAATGAAACTAGATGAAGATGTGAAG ATGATTAGTGCTGAGGCTCCTGTGTTGTTCGCCAAGGCAGCTCAGATATTCATAACAGAACTGACTTTACGAGCCTGGATCCACACAGAAGACAACAAGCGCAGGACTCTGCAG AGGAATGACATTGCCATGGCAATTACAAAGTTCGACCAGTTTGACTTTCTTATTGATATCGTCCCAAGAGATGAACTGAAGCCTCCGAAGCGTCAG gaagaggTGCGTCAGGCTGTGACCCCGGCTGAACCCGTGCAGTATTATTTCACACTtgctcagcagcctgctgcagtgcaggtccaggggcagcagcaagGACAGCAGACCACGACGTCTACAACCACCATCCAGCCAGGGCAGATCATCATCGCACAGCCACAGCAGGGGCAG GTGGGAGAAGGCCAGCAGGTGCAGATTGTTCAGGCCCAGCCACAAGGACAGAGCCAGCAGGCACAGAGTGGGACCGGGCAGACCATGCAAGTCATGCAGCAGATAATCACCAACACGGGGGAGATCCAGCAGATCCCG ATAACGCAGACAGAAGTCCAACAAGGACAGCAGCAGTTCAGCCAGTTCACAGACGGACAG CTCTACCAGATCCAGCAAGTGACCATGCCTGCAGGCCAGGACATCGCGCAGCCCATGTTCATCCAGTCCACCAACCAGAGCTCGGATGGCCAAGCCACGCAGGTGACGGGGGACTGA